A genomic region of Corallococcus macrosporus contains the following coding sequences:
- a CDS encoding DEAD/DEAH box helicase yields the protein MPSPLTELHYDSGTLVAPTLPDDERLHALFQKDGRTGVFRAPALHYRDVVLRLRECGLPYEDRAKRFEPVELPLTVPIEPFPHQRAALEAWTRAGGRGLVELPTGAGKTLLAVLAIAWVKRPTLVVVPTLDLMAQWQGVLAKHFSGPVGMVGGGVNDRQTLTVTTYDSAAMQMEFTGNRFGLLICDECHHLPAPSYRFIAEGTLAPYRLGLTATLERADGGERVCEELLGPLVHRTGIDELQGQYLAPYEVRRIEVPLTPDEKTRYDEARGRYLTFVRRLGVPLASPEGWARFLAQSQRSDEGRAAYRGYREQRRIALTSSGKLDALWKILLEHREDRVIVFTDDNETVYTLARRLLLPALTHHTPLPERKALLAAFASAELPVLLTSRVLNEGVDVPEARVGVVLSGSGSVREHVQRLGRILRKRPGKRALLYEVCSAQTAESGISERRRQHRAYQEPEGPPDADA from the coding sequence CTGCCCTCCCCCCTCACCGAGCTGCACTACGACAGCGGCACGCTGGTGGCGCCGACGCTGCCCGACGATGAGCGCCTGCATGCGCTCTTCCAGAAGGACGGGCGCACGGGCGTCTTCCGCGCCCCCGCGCTGCACTACCGCGACGTCGTCCTGCGCCTGCGTGAATGCGGGCTGCCCTACGAGGACCGCGCGAAGCGCTTCGAACCGGTGGAGCTGCCCCTCACCGTCCCCATCGAGCCGTTCCCGCACCAGCGCGCCGCGCTGGAGGCCTGGACGCGCGCGGGGGGCCGGGGGCTGGTGGAGCTGCCCACCGGCGCGGGCAAGACGCTGCTGGCGGTGCTGGCCATCGCGTGGGTGAAGCGGCCCACGCTGGTGGTGGTGCCCACGTTGGATTTGATGGCGCAGTGGCAGGGCGTGCTGGCGAAGCACTTCTCCGGCCCGGTGGGCATGGTGGGCGGCGGCGTCAACGACCGGCAGACGCTCACGGTGACGACGTACGACTCCGCGGCGATGCAGATGGAGTTCACGGGCAACCGCTTCGGCCTGCTCATCTGCGACGAGTGCCACCACCTGCCCGCGCCCAGCTACCGCTTCATCGCGGAGGGGACGCTCGCGCCCTACCGGCTGGGGCTCACCGCGACGCTGGAGCGCGCGGACGGCGGCGAGCGCGTCTGTGAAGAACTGTTGGGCCCGCTGGTGCACCGCACCGGCATCGACGAGCTCCAGGGCCAGTACCTGGCGCCCTATGAAGTCCGCCGCATCGAGGTGCCGCTGACGCCCGACGAGAAGACGCGCTACGACGAGGCGCGGGGCCGCTACCTCACGTTCGTGCGCAGGCTGGGCGTGCCGCTCGCGTCGCCGGAGGGCTGGGCGCGCTTCCTGGCCCAGAGCCAGCGCAGCGACGAGGGGCGCGCGGCGTACCGCGGCTACCGCGAGCAGCGCCGCATCGCGCTCACCTCCAGCGGCAAGCTGGACGCGCTCTGGAAGATATTGCTGGAGCACCGCGAGGACCGCGTCATCGTCTTCACGGACGACAACGAGACCGTCTACACGCTGGCGCGCAGGCTGCTCCTGCCAGCGCTCACGCACCACACGCCGTTGCCGGAGCGCAAGGCGCTGCTGGCCGCGTTCGCCAGCGCGGAGCTGCCGGTGCTGCTCACGTCCCGCGTGCTCAACGAGGGCGTGGACGTGCCGGAAGCGCGCGTGGGCGTGGTGCTCAGCGGCAGCGGCAGCGTGCGCGAACACGTGCAGCGCCTGGGCCGCATCCTGCGAAAGCGCCCCGGCAAGCGCGCCCTGCTGTACGAGGTGTGCTCCGCGCAGACGGCGGAGAGCGGCATCAGCGAGCGGCGCAGGCAGCACCGCGCCTACCAGGAACCGGAGGGCCCGCCCGATGCTGACGCGTGA
- a CDS encoding response regulator codes for MMRVLVVSPHPASRALLSRFLDAEPDVEVSATGEPDDAFASIKENKPALVVVDLRRPDEDHPLFLGLLRKRHPSLPVISLVPGRLRIFDGRSERVREAHGDTAEALHHLMGSVLQATRDLLAQHLLRMLRPPVGRA; via the coding sequence CTGATGCGGGTCCTCGTCGTCAGTCCGCATCCGGCGTCCCGCGCGCTGCTCAGCCGCTTCCTGGACGCGGAGCCCGACGTGGAGGTGTCCGCCACCGGCGAGCCCGATGACGCCTTCGCCTCCATCAAGGAGAACAAGCCCGCGCTGGTGGTGGTGGACCTGCGCCGCCCGGACGAGGACCACCCGCTGTTCCTGGGCCTCTTGCGAAAGCGTCACCCGTCGCTGCCGGTCATCTCGCTGGTGCCCGGACGGCTGCGCATCTTCGACGGCCGCTCGGAGCGCGTGCGCGAAGCCCACGGCGACACCGCGGAGGCGCTGCACCACCTGATGGGCTCCGTGCTCCAGGCCACGCGCGACCTCTTGGCCCAGCACCTCTTGCGGATGTTGCGCCCGCCGGTGGGCCGGGCCTGA
- a CDS encoding outer membrane beta-barrel protein → MNALALLAVAALAAAPSSKKDNGGPFFIAPKAGFIKPVTSLGGDLFLGAEVGYVTPLLQRRLALVLEVNYHRPSTTGTLRGPQLDNLGQPIESPYTLAEREVAIQLSAVFRFPRAFGPLTPYVGAGPGLYLHRATVESFDSTASESGGGLGFQALAGAELPLGPGGAFLEAKYHFAPVDFLTTGDVNAGAVLAAVGYRLRL, encoded by the coding sequence ATGAACGCGCTCGCACTGCTCGCGGTCGCGGCGCTGGCCGCCGCTCCCTCCTCCAAGAAGGACAACGGAGGCCCCTTCTTCATCGCGCCCAAGGCAGGCTTCATCAAGCCCGTCACGTCCCTGGGCGGCGACCTCTTCCTGGGCGCCGAGGTGGGCTACGTCACGCCCCTGCTCCAGCGGCGGCTCGCGCTGGTGCTGGAGGTGAACTACCACCGGCCCTCCACGACGGGGACGCTGCGCGGGCCCCAGTTGGACAACCTGGGCCAGCCCATCGAGTCCCCGTACACGCTCGCCGAGCGCGAGGTGGCCATCCAGCTGTCCGCCGTGTTCCGCTTCCCGCGCGCGTTCGGGCCGCTCACGCCCTACGTGGGCGCGGGCCCGGGCCTGTACCTGCACCGTGCGACGGTGGAGTCGTTCGACAGCACCGCGTCGGAGAGCGGCGGCGGGCTCGGCTTCCAGGCGCTCGCGGGCGCGGAGCTGCCGCTGGGTCCGGGCGGCGCCTTCCTGGAGGCGAAGTACCACTTCGCCCCGGTGGACTTCCTCACCACCGGCGACGTGAACGCGGGCGCGGTGCTCGCGGCCGTGGGCTACCGGCTGCGCCTGTAG